Genomic DNA from Nitratidesulfovibrio vulgaris str. Hildenborough:
GGCACCCCTGCCCTTCTACGCTGGCGGCACCGCCCGCATGAAGCTGCAGGGTTGAACCAGAAAACCGGGGGGCTCTGCCGACGGCGGCCCCCCTTTTGAGGATAGAGTGCGCACGTTCTTTCTGCCTTCCGAACAGTGGTCGCCTCCCTATGCCCTCACCGGGCAGGAGGCGAGACATCTCACAAAGGTCGTACGCGTACATGCGGGCGACCTCATACGTCTGCTCGACGGGGCCGGACGCGAAGGCGTCTTTCGTGTGACCGGCACCAGTCGCAACAGCGTCGAGCTCACGCCCGAATCCATCACGACCCACCCCGAACCTGTTTCACGCGCCGTGCTGGCGGTGGGATGGGGAAAGGCGGTACGACGCAGCTGGCTCATGGAGAAGGCTGTCGAACTTGAGGCTTCCGCCATCTGGCTATGGCAGGCCGAACACAGCCAGTCCCCCGTGCCGGATGACATCAAGGAGTCGTGGCTCGCCCAGATGGTCGCCGGAGCGAAACAGAGCGCCAACCCGTGGCTGCCCGCGCTCCAGACACTTCCGGGCGGCATCGAGGAATTGCTGCGGGCATCGTCGGACTTCGAGCGCCGTTTCATGCTCTGGGAGGGCGAAACCCCGGAAGCCCTTCTTGAAGCCAAGGATGTGGGCGGGGTCGGAACCACCCTTTATGTCGTCGGCCCTGAAGGAGGATTCTCCGCCCGCGAGGTGAAGGCCCTGCGAGAAGGCGGCATGATGCCCGTCAGCTTGGGGCAACGTGTCCTGCGATGGGAGACAGCCGCCTTGCTGTGTCTCGGACTGCACTGGTGGGGAAGACAAAAGCCCACAGCAGGGGCTACCGTCGAGGAGCATCCATGAGCGTACGCCAGCCGCTTCCCGAACGCCTGCGCCCCACTGTGCTTGAAGGTTTCGTGGGGCAGACGCACCTCACGCAGCGCATCGAGGCGCTGTTGCGTGCCAACAGGTTGCCCAGTCTGCTGCTGTTCGGCCCGCCGGGGTGCGGCAAGTCGACACTCGCCCTGCTGCTGGCGAAGGCCCGAAGCGCCAATGTGCTTCGCCTCAGCGCCCCCGAGGCTGGACTTCAACACCTTCGCAAACAATTGCACGGCGTGGACATTCTTGTTCTTGATGAGCTGCACCGTTTTTCGAAGGCACAGCAGGACTTCTTTCTGCCTTTGCTCGAGTCGGGCGACATCACCATGCTCGCCACCACGACCGAGAACCCATCCTTCAGTGTCACGCGGCAGCTTCTTTCCCGGCTGCACGTCCTGAGACTGCGCCCGCTTGGCAGGGCCGAACTTCTTGAGTTGGGACGCCGTGGGGCCGTGGCGCAAGAGGTACAGATTGAAGATGACGTGCTCGACCTTCTGGCCAGCATGTCGCACGGTGATGCCAGAACCATGCTCAATCTGCTTGAGTATGTGGCTGCACTTCCGGAAGACAAGCGCGACATCGAAGGTGTCCGCAGCGCCATGCCGGAAATCGTCAGCCGCCACGACAAGGATGGCGACAACCATTATGAGCTGGCATCGGCCCTCATCAAATCCATCCGTGGCAGCGACCCGGACGCCGCTCTCTACTACCTTGCCTGCCTGCTCGAAGGTGGCGAAGACCCGCGTTTCGTCTGCCGCAGGCTCATCCTCTCCGCTTCGGAGGACGTAGGCCTTGCCGACCCGCAGGCTCTTCCCCTTGCGGTGGCCTGTATGCAGGCAGTGGAGTATGTCGGCATGCCCGAAGGGTTCATTCCCATGGCGCAGACCACTGTGCATCTGGCCCTTGCCCGCAAGAGCAACTCGACCTACGCCGCCTACATCAACGCAGCACGGGAACTGAAAACGCAAGGCCGTAAGGGTGTTCCGTTGCATCTGCGCAATCCTTCCACACGGCTGCAAAAGGAATGGGGCTATGGCAAAGGGTACAGGTATCCCCATAGCTACCCCGAAGGCTGGATAGAGCAGGAATATCTCCCAGAAGGGCTGGAGGACAGACGATTCTACGCACCCCGCGAAAATGGCGAAGAGCCCAGACTCTCGGCATGGTGGCGCAAGCTTCAGCGGCAGCGCCCACCCCGCAGGGGTTCCGGAGAATGACCCGCACGCCGCGCTATTCCGTCATCACCCCCAGCACTGGACGGCGCCCGAAAGCCTTGTCGTTTGCCATAGCAAGCGTCGAGAGGGCGTTCTGTCATGCAGGCCTTGACATGGGTGCGGTCGAAATGCTCGTGGGATTCGACGGAGTGAGGGGCGAAAGGGTATCGGCAGCCTCATTCATTCGCTGGTTCGATATCCCCGCTGACGGAGATTTCGGAAATGGCATACGCAACGCCCTTCTCAAGGCAGCCCGCGGCGAACGTCTTCTTTTCCTGGACGATGACAACGCCCTCACACCGGAAGCCTTCTCCCTATACGACGCCCACGCGGGTATCGAAATGGTCGTAGGGCGCATCGACACCTCCGCCTCCTTCGACATCCCTTTCCTGCCGCGTCCGGATGTACACCCCATCACTCCCGGCAATGTAGACCCCCTATGTCTTTGTGTGACACGTGAACTTGCCGTGACCCGTTGCGGTGGCTGGCAGGGAAGCCCGGTAATGCCTCAGGCACATGAACGCCACTTCCGCTATGAATCTGATTTCCTCAATATCCACAAATATTGGCGCAGGGCCATGAGCACCCTGCTCATAGACGCATTTGTCGGCATCTACGATGCGGGTTGCGGGCTGGACCCGCAGGGCATGAATACGCGACAGACCAGACGC
This window encodes:
- a CDS encoding 16S rRNA (uracil(1498)-N(3))-methyltransferase; amino-acid sequence: MRTFFLPSEQWSPPYALTGQEARHLTKVVRVHAGDLIRLLDGAGREGVFRVTGTSRNSVELTPESITTHPEPVSRAVLAVGWGKAVRRSWLMEKAVELEASAIWLWQAEHSQSPVPDDIKESWLAQMVAGAKQSANPWLPALQTLPGGIEELLRASSDFERRFMLWEGETPEALLEAKDVGGVGTTLYVVGPEGGFSAREVKALREGGMMPVSLGQRVLRWETAALLCLGLHWWGRQKPTAGATVEEHP
- a CDS encoding replication-associated recombination protein A encodes the protein MSVRQPLPERLRPTVLEGFVGQTHLTQRIEALLRANRLPSLLLFGPPGCGKSTLALLLAKARSANVLRLSAPEAGLQHLRKQLHGVDILVLDELHRFSKAQQDFFLPLLESGDITMLATTTENPSFSVTRQLLSRLHVLRLRPLGRAELLELGRRGAVAQEVQIEDDVLDLLASMSHGDARTMLNLLEYVAALPEDKRDIEGVRSAMPEIVSRHDKDGDNHYELASALIKSIRGSDPDAALYYLACLLEGGEDPRFVCRRLILSASEDVGLADPQALPLAVACMQAVEYVGMPEGFIPMAQTTVHLALARKSNSTYAAYINAARELKTQGRKGVPLHLRNPSTRLQKEWGYGKGYRYPHSYPEGWIEQEYLPEGLEDRRFYAPRENGEEPRLSAWWRKLQRQRPPRRGSGE
- a CDS encoding glycosyltransferase family 2 protein, producing the protein MTRTPRYSVITPSTGRRPKALSFAIASVERAFCHAGLDMGAVEMLVGFDGVRGERVSAASFIRWFDIPADGDFGNGIRNALLKAARGERLLFLDDDNALTPEAFSLYDAHAGIEMVVGRIDTSASFDIPFLPRPDVHPITPGNVDPLCLCVTRELAVTRCGGWQGSPVMPQAHERHFRYESDFLNIHKYWRRAMSTLLIDAFVGIYDAGCGLDPQGMNTRQTRRALRDRDSTEKS